Proteins encoded within one genomic window of Lagenorhynchus albirostris chromosome 9, mLagAlb1.1, whole genome shotgun sequence:
- the LOC132526222 gene encoding RAC-gamma serine/threonine-protein kinase-like: MAPRWMEGAPEPPTRPCPLSTTSLSQKVPDEDQETVPNPFVIRCLQWTTVIQRTIYVDSPEGVENSVWKYGREGFFRLTYVEPEHQSD; this comes from the exons ATGGCTCCTCGCTGGATGGAAGGAGCGCCGGAGCCCCCGACCAGGCCCTGCCCCCTCTCAACAACTTCTTTGTCGCAGAAAGTCCCTGATGAAGACCAGGAGACGGTGCCCAACCCTTTTGTCATACGCTGCCTGCAGTGGACCACAGTCATCCAGAGGACCATCTACGTGGACTCGCCAGAGGGAG tagagaatagCGTGTGGAAATATGGTcgagaaggtttttttcgcttaacttatgtggaacccgaacatcaaagtgattaa